The Bradysia coprophila strain Holo2 chromosome X unlocalized genomic scaffold, BU_Bcop_v1 contig_185, whole genome shotgun sequence genome window below encodes:
- the LOC119068475 gene encoding spindle assembly abnormal protein 6 homolog isoform X2, with protein MSDSLFVDPQYRKAIGTIYPTNVFSINIDHFGIKSRKMYNVTVDRILSRHLLQIRISDPNDQSKIFICTIDMPLFEHLKVEQSLHVSFDEFVTHLSKILDACKKEELNLAISRDHNQHNLQFYEERSLRNLVFLYLPIQDAPQSVIMFHINQSIDKFQQQNESLLEQVDRLENALHHRDQQIAKLEANAVRQEENLKKMHEESKMKMESKDAVVAKLNASIQALQANNEFMRVETVQMTERFNKEIERNKELDEEVYRLKDVIKDLKKSLNEQYDKLQNNELMAKNSDRKHDHMLNEARKRTQSLEEKLQHFEKQISELTVELEAERKNRQTKQNALQLTTEEISRANSIIAIQVKELNQLKKKVEMRTDIALQQEKAVKMLEQENESLRNKLKDVFMNADNQKDVSKRLEELRVGTDELEQKYSKKIAELNNRLVQVTCDSNLSKTSSRY; from the exons ATGTCGGATTCGTTGTTTGTTGACCCACAATATCGTAAGGCCATTGGTACCATATATCCCACCAACGTGTTTTCGATAAACATTGACCACTTTGGCATCAAGTCACGAAAAATGTACAATGTAACTGTCGACCGAATTTTGAGCAGACACTTACTG CAAATTCGTATATCTGATCCGAATGATCAATccaagattttcatttgtacaaTTGACATGCCACTGTTTGAACATTTAAAAGTGGAGCAATCGTTACATGTTTCATTCGACGAATTCGTTACGCATCTATCGAAAATATTGGATGCCTGCAAGAAGGAAGAACT GAACTTGGCCATTTCCCGAGATCATAATCAGCACAACCTTCAGTTCTACGAGGAACGATCGCTACGCAATTTAGTCTTTCTGTACCTTCCCATTCAGGACGCACCGCAAAGCGTCATAATGTTTCACATCAATCAATCGATAGACAAATTCCAGCAACAAAACGAATCTCTATTGGAGCAGGTCGATCGTTTAGAAAATGCATTGCATCATCGGGATCAGCAAATAGCCAAATTGGAAGCGAACGCTGTCAGACAGGAAGAG aatctgaaaaaaatgcaCGAGGAATCAAAGATGAAGATGGAATCCAAAGATGCGGTTGTGGCCAAATTGAACGCGTCGATTCAAGCATTGCAGGCAAATAATGAATTCATGAGAGTGGAAACAGTTCAGATGACTGAGAGATTTAA cAAAGAAATCGAAAGGAATAAAGAACTTGACGAAGAAGTGTACCGTCTGAAGGATGTCATAAAGGACCTGAAGAAGTCCTTAAACGAACAGTACGACAAATTGCAGAACAATGAGTTAATGGCCAAAAACAGCGATCGAAAGCACGACCACATGCTGAATGAAGCGCGTAAACGGACTCAATCTCTTGAAGAAAAACTGCAACATTTTGAGAAACAGATC AGTGAACTGACGGTCGAATTGGAAGCCGAAcgaaaaaatcgacaaaccaaacaaaatgccCTGCAATTGACCACCGAGGAAATTTCACGTGCCAACAGCATCATTGCCATTCAAGTGAAAGAGTTGAATCAGCTGAAGAAGAAAGTGGAAATGCGTACGGACATTGCATTGCAGCAGGAAAAGGCGGTCAAGATGCTGGAACAAGAAAATGAATCGCTGCGAAACAAACTCAAGGATGTTTTCATGAATGCCGACAATCAGAAAGACGTTTCGAAACGGCTTGAAGAGCTGCGTGTTGGTACGGACGAATTGGAACAGAAATACAGTAAAA